In the Dolichospermum flos-aquae CCAP 1403/13F genome, GGAGGCGTTGTGGGAGGTGATCGCCTATCTTCAGAAATTCACCTCCAACCCCAGACAAACGCCTTAATTACTACCGCAGCCGCAAGTAAAATATATCGTAGTAATGGCTTATTAGCAAGACAAACCGTAGATATTCAAATTGATGCTCATGCTTGTTTAGAATATTTACCCCAAGAAACGATTTTGTTTAATGGGGCAATTTATCGCCAAGATGTGCGGGTAGAATTAGCTGTAGGTGCGAGTTATTTGGGCTGGGAAATTACGAGATTCGGTAGAAGTGCTAGGGGAGAAAAGTTTTTAGAGGGAGAGATGCGATCGCACACAGAAATCTGGCAAAATGGTATGCCATTATGGATTGATAGACAAATCGTCCCTGGTAGCGAAGAAGTGTTTCACAGTCCTCATGGTTTAAGAGACAATCCCGTTGTTGGTAGTTTTGTTGGCGTTGGTTTCCCCATATCTCCAGGAATCATCAACCAAGCACGTTCTTTAA is a window encoding:
- a CDS encoding urease accessory protein UreD; the encoded protein is MIDNSYTIKGWHGKLNLVYARCQDSTQLIYNHHQAPFKVQRPFYPEGQGICHSVILHNAGGVVGGDRLSSEIHLQPQTNALITTAAASKIYRSNGLLARQTVDIQIDAHACLEYLPQETILFNGAIYRQDVRVELAVGASYLGWEITRFGRSARGEKFLEGEMRSHTEIWQNGMPLWIDRQIVPGSEEVFHSPHGLRDNPVVGSFVGVGFPISPGIINQARSLIIQNSDAGVTRLQHGFLCRYRGNSTSQVRSWFTNIWQMLRVSCLNRGNCIPRVWQI